A region of the Haloplanus vescus genome:
TCAGCAAGTGGCAGTTCGAGTACACGGTTCGTGATGACCACCACCGTCGACATCTCAATCTCGCGTTGGATTGCGGACTCGGCGAACGGAACTCACTGGGACTCGGCTTTGTAAATATCACGGACAAAACGCGACCCGGCGAAAGCGAATTGGAGGGAAGGGATGCTTTCGCCTGACGAGTTTCGAGAGAAGTACCCGGCTGACGAACTGGAAGCAGAGCTACCGGATTCCCCGATCGGATCGCTTCGGGATCTCCAATACCTCTACGGCAAGCTCTACACCCTTGCTACGACAGGTGGCGGTGAGTATGCTCCGTATCTCACGCCCGATGCTGCCGGGGATCTCTTGGACACCGATGATAGCCTGATCGTCGTCCGCGTAGACGTGTCTAATGATGAGCCACGGTTAGCCGACGATGACTTCGGCCCCGTACAAGTGACGAGGTACAGTAACGAGCTGATTCAGCAGGTTGGCCACTGTAAATATCCGGCAGCCCGTGGGATTGATCACAGCGTAACTCACCAAGCCGGTCGAAATAGCGATCCAGAGAAGCTAGCCCGCTACGCGAAAGAACGGCTGACGAAGTGGGCTGTCGACGAAGTCGTGAGGAAAGCTGCGGACACCCACGCCGACGGTTGGATTATCGAACGACTAGCCGAGGTTGGTGAAAACGAGGATGCACTCGAAACGATCGAGGAGACAATCACGCGGAAGCTCGGTGGCGAATCCGCCACATCGTTGTTAACGGTTCGAGTGAAAACTGAATCAGACGGAGACTACCAATGGCCCGGTGAACTCGACGTATTCAACGAGGCGATGCGCCAGCGGAAGCTCTCGAAGCTCGTCACGAAGAACAAGGCTGACGACTCGTCTGGAGAAGCGACTGATCTCGTTACGGGACGTCCTGCCCGGACAGTTGGAACGTCCGAAGATCCGCAGAATTACTTCCTCGGCAAACAGCTCGAGAAATTCCCTGGGCTCGACATCGAAGAAGCATGGCGTTCACATCCGATTTCGGAGGATGCCGCGATCACCGTGATGAACGCTGAGACATTCGTCGAAGCTTGCACTTACCGGACGTTCGGTGCGAAGGTGTACTACCTACCATACGTATTCGGTCGGTCGGCGGCTGAAAAAGTGCATCGGCTGTACGAACTTCTCTATCGATCTGTCGAAGAAGAGGAAACCACGCCAATCGAAAACGCGTATAAAAGAGAACGCGAGAAAACTATCGAAGAACGCGACTTCCGATTCTACGTCTCTGCAGTGATGCCACATCAGATGTCACGGTACGATGTTTTCGGGGAAACACTGAACGGCCGACTCCACTACCCGAAGCAACTGGCAATTGCACATAATGAGTTCGTAAAGACCGTCTCGGCACTCAACAGAGACCACTACACCGACTGGACGGCACCCTTACCGACCAACCAGAATTGGGGGCTACTCGAAACAAATGACGAACAATTGCACGCGATCTCGACTGGCTGGTATTTCAGACAGACCTTCGCCGAACGTGATGACGACGAAGCTGACGCTGACGATCCACGCATCGAAGCCCTCGTTAGCGTGTTGAGCGGCCAAGCGATTGCCGTTGATGTCCTGCTTGAAGAGTATGTGACCCGGATCATCGACGACGAAACTGATGACGAGGAATACGAAGGATTCCCGTCGTTCCTTGTGGCTAGCCAGTTCGCTCAACTCTGCGTGCTCGCAGATGAACGCCTCAATCTGTTGGCGACAGCGGATCCCTCAAAAGAACAGATTACGCGAGAACCAACATATGACACTGACATCATGCCATCACTAGATGAGATTCCAATCGCGGACGGGGGCGATCCTGCCGCGTCGAAACTCGAATCGTTCATCAACGAAACGCCCGCACTGTCGCCAACCCACGACCGCGATCCGGATTCAGTGACGAGCCAACGCCGCGGGGCGTTCCTCCTCGGCGCTCTCGTCGGCGACATCGGAAGCTATCAGGAGTACAGCGAGGATCGGTCGACGACACTTGTCGACCAGTATCCGGTCAAATCGATTACTCGATCACGAATCAAAAAAGTCACCCAAGAGACGGTCGCCAAGACGCTGACTTACACGCGGCAGGAAAAGAAACAGCAGGGAGGCTATCCCGGCACGAAAGCAGATCACATCGTCGACCGACTTCGTGAGACAATTCTCAAACCCGATCCGGAAGAGTGGGAGATCGAAACTGATGATCTCCGCTTCTACTACGCCCTTGGTGTGACGTATGGGATGAATGACCACCCGTGGAACCGAGAGGAAAACGATGCCGACGAAACCGAGGAGGAAAACTAACATGTCCGACACACCTGATCCCGTGACGAACCGCTCAGAAATCGTCTTCCTGTACGATGCTGTCGACGCCAATCCGAACGGCAACCCACTATCAGGTGCCAACCGACCGCGAATCGACCCCCAGACTCAGCAGGCAATCGTCACTGACGTTCGCCTGAAACGGTATCTCCGTGATCAACTGGATGATGACGGTCACGGCGTCTATATCCGAAATGTGCAGGAAGACGGCGACCAGTACACGCGTGGGAAACTCCTTGAAGATCGACTCAAAGCTGTCGAACCCGACAACTACGACCTCGATGACGACGAGGAAGCTGACGAGTTCCGCGAGGATGTGTTCGGCGAGTTCCTGAACGAAAGCGTCGACGTACGGTACTTTGGTGCGACGATGTCAGTGGATACCGACGAGGTATATGCCAAGCACCTTCCAGATCATTTCACTGGCCCCGTTCAGTTCTCACCGGGCAAATCGATGCACGCCGTCAACGAGAACGAAGAGTACGACAGCCTGACAAGCGTGATTGCCACACAAGAGAACAAACAGCAGGGTGGGTTCGATCTCGATGACCATCGAATTCAGTATGGGCTGATCCGGTTCCACGGACTCGTCGACGAACACGGTGCTGCGGATACAAATCTCACCGAAGCGGATGTCGAGCGGCTTGACACGCTCTGCTGGCGCGCGATCAAGAACCAAACGATCAGCCGGAGCAAAGTCGGGCAGGAACCGCGGCTCTACTGTCGTGTCGAGTACGCCGACGAGAGTTTCCACCTTGGCGGCCTCGACCGTGATCTCGAACTCGACGACGAGCATTCGAAACCCGACGAGGAGCTTCGAACAGTTCGTGATCTCACACTTGACGTGACAGGGCTTGTGGATAGACTCAAAGGGGCAAGTAACAGAATCGACCGAGTTCGAGTTGTCGCCAGTGACGTGTTAGAACTCTCCTACGATGGTGAGCTTGGTGGGCCAGCGGTACTTCATGACGCCCTAGAAGACGCACTCGGAGCGGATGCTGTCGAACAAATCGATGTCTACGGCGAACAGACTGCGACATTCCCGAGTGACGACAACAGGACCTAACGATGTCCCAACAATCGCTGGACAGCTGGTCGGACGGCGAAGACAGCTACCAGCCTGATCGCTGTCTCTCGTTTACTGTTCGTGGCCCGTGGGGTCACTTCCGGCGGATCGAAGGTAACATCGTCAAGCAAACCTATCGAATCATCCCACGAACAACTGTTGCTGGACTCCTCGCAGCAGTCCTTGGAATCAAACGGGATGGTTACTACGACTTGTTCGCATCCAATAACTCGGCAGTCGCAATTGAGCCTGTTCGTGAGATTCGAACAGTCAACATGCCGATGAACACGCTCTCGACTGCTGCCGGAAATCTACAGTCACTCAATAGTCATGGTAAGATCAGTGTTAAATTACCTGATCCGACGACTCTCCGGCAACAACACAATTACGAGGTACTGGTCGATCCGGCCTACCGTATCGATATCGCACTCGCCGACGAGGAGTGGTATACCGAACTGCGTGAAACGCTTGCCGCAGGCGAATCCCACTATGTACCGAGTCTCGGGCTTTCAGAGCACCTCGCGGATATTGAGTATCACGGCGAGTTCGATATTGAGGACGGCCCTCAAGACGACATTATTGAGATCGATTCAGCCGTGCCGAATGCGGTCGACAATGTCGTTCTTGATGCTGGGACGCGTTGTCAGATCGAGGAATCACCAGCGTTCATGGAATCAGACTCAGGTGGTCGGACGACTACGGGCTTTACGAACTATGCCTATAATCCCGACGCCGCGACCCTCGAAGTTGCCAACACGCCTACTGCCCGTGTCGACGGTCGAACCGTGGTGTTTGTCTGATGTCTGTTCGGTACTCCCACCCACCCGAAGACGATCACGAGGGTGTTTATCTCCGCGACCATCTGGATGATGTTGCCAAACGAGCAAACGAAGTCGTTCCCGACGGGGCGACAACCCCTGAAGGTGAGTCAGTACAGCGAGTCGTTGAAACACTTGCCTATGTCCACGACTTCGGGAAAGCAACGACGTTCTTTCAGGAGTACCTTCAACACGATACTGAGCCGGAGTACAAACTGTGTCGACACCATGCTCCAATTGGCTCGTTCGCAGCGTATTATGCTCTCGACGCACAGGGGTTTGAAACTGAGACCTGTCTGGCCGGCTTCGTCGCGGTTGCCAAACATCACAGTCGGCTTCCGGATGTGACTCAGTACATCTACGACCGTGCGTACAATTCGGAGAACTCAACGGGGGCCGCTCAGACCAACGCCGAACAGCAACAGGCAGCAATCGCTATGCAGTTGAACGACATCGAGGAACATGTCCCTGAGCTTGCGTCCGATATTTTCGACGATGCAACTGATAGCGACGGATCATGGGACCAATTCCGACAGGCGTACAAGGAGCTTCTCAACGAGATTTCCGCTGCTGTTGCTACGGAAAGCGGGACGACAATCAGTCGTGACTCGCTGTCCGATTCCTGTTATGGACTGATTCTCGAATGCTGGGGATCGCTTGTGCTCGCGGATAAGACGAGTGCAGCAAGCCGGAGTGGGGACGCTAGCTCGGGGACAACCTACGAAGCAGAATTGCCGTCAATGCAGGTATTAGACGAGTACGTTGACGATCTCGAATCATCGTCGCCTGCTGATCCGGAGGGATCCAGAACGGAGCGACTGAACCACTATCGTTCACGCGCGCGATCAGCAGTCATAGCGAACGCGGAAGGGTTTGCCGAGGAGGGTGGCGGCGTAGCAACACTCACACTGCCGACCGGTATGGGCAAAACGCTCTCCGGGCTATCGGCTGCACAGACGATCCGTGATGAACTCGGCGGCGAGCGTATCGTCTACGCGTTGCCGTTTACCAGTATCATTGATCAGGTGGTCGATGAGGTCGAAGAAATCTACGAGACTGATACCCTCAGTCGGTTGCTGACGGCTCACCACCACCTCTCGGAAACCAAAATCATCGACGAAGACGACGCAGACGCCGAGAAGGCAGACAGGAACGATGATGTGGCCGGGATGCTCGCCGAAAGTTGGCGGGCAGGGCTTACCGTGACGACGTTCGTGCAGTTGTTCGAAAGCCTTGCCGGCCCGGCCAACAAGCAGTCGATGAAGATCTCCGCACTCCGTGACAGCGTTGTGATCCTCGATGAACCACAGAGTCTACCACTTGACTGGTGGAAGCTTGTCCCTCGCCTCGTTACAATGCTTACCGAACAGTACAACGCGACGGTGATCGCTATGACCGCCACGCAGCCACAGCTGTTCGATGCAGCAACCGAGCGAATAGACAACGTAAGCGAACTGGTCGATGATCCGGATGTATACTTTGAGGCGACCGAACGCGTTCAGTACGAACTCGATGTATCGGCCGAACGATATATCGAAACCCAATCCGAGCCGAAAGCATACCCCGACGCAGGAGCCGAACTGCTCAGTGCGGTCGATGCTGGAGCGTCAACGCTTGCCGTCTGCAACACAATCGACAGTGCGCGCGCACTCTTTGACGAACTAACCGGTTCCCGAGGTTCACTCCTGAGTGTTGGGAATATCTATGCCGACGAACTCGATACTGCCGATACGACAGTTAACATCGATCCGGAAGCCCTCGCTGATCGCGTCAAAGACCAAAGCGATGCATCGATACTCCACCTCTCGACGCGCCTCCGTCCGCTAGATCGGCTCAAACTCATCGAAACAGCGAAAGAGCTCACCGACGACGAACACGGTCTCATCACAGTCTCAACGCAACTCATGGAGGCCGGTGTTGACATCAGCTTCGACCGCGTCTACCGTGACTTGGCTCCAATCGACAGTATCGTCCAAGCGGCCGGTCGCTGTAATCGGTCGTTTGAACGAGAACAAGGGCGGGTCGTCATCTGGTGGCTCGATGTTCCGGATGAGCAGAAAAAAACGCCGGCAGAGGCAGTCTATAACCGCGGAGCGACACTGCTTCCCGTTGCAGCCGAAACGTTAGATTCTGTACGTGAAGCTGATACTCCCCTTTCGGAGACAGCGGTTGCCCGCACAGCGGTCACAGAATATTATCGACGACTGCACGCCGACAAAAACGTCGGTAAACAGGAATACGTCGAGTATATCGACGATCTACGTGGAGATAAATTGAGAGAGCTATCGCTGATCGATCAGCGAAACGCAGTGGACATCATCATTTGTCGTACTGAAGCCGAACGGAGACAGGTAGAACAGGTACGTGATGCGTGGAAGCACTACGAGTTCGACCGTGTTCGTCGACTGATGGATGAACTCAAAGAGCTACGCGTGTCGATGCCGATCTACCGTGGTGAATCCGATAAGGAGGAAAAAATCGGACAACTGAATCAGGTTCACGAGGATACGGATGTACTGTGTCTCGATGTCCGCGAACACGGATTGAGCCAGTATTTCGACCAGAACACTGGCTTCGTTATTCCGGACAGTACCGCAGAGAGACGGATTATATGACCAACACAGATCCAGTCGAGCGCCTACTGGCAACGGCCCGCGGCGAGCCGGTCGACGAACCGTTTCGAGTCACAGGTGTGATGATGCAGTACTACTACGTCTGCAAGCGCGAACTCTGGTTCGAGAGCCGAAATCTCGAAATCGACCGCGAGAACCCGACAGTCGTTCGCGGTACTCGCGTTGACGACACGGCCTACAGCGACAAACGAGAGAACCTCAGTCTTGGGATGATCTCACTCGATCTGTTGGATGACGGTCGGGTCGTCGAGGTGAAACCCTCCTCAACGCTGACCGAGCCAGCCGAGATGCAGCTGTCGTACTACCTCTGGTATCTCAACCATGTGGCCGACATCCAGCGAGACGGCATCTTGGCCCATCCCCGAGAACGCAAACGGGAGCCGGTCGACCTCACCGACGAACGGGTAGAGAAAGTCGAAACAGCGATCCGCGGGATTCACGACGTCGTCGAACAGTCCTCCCCGCCACCAGCGGAGGAGAAACCGTTCTGTGACTCGTGTGCGTACCACGATTTCTGTTGGTGTTAATCATGGATCGAAACTACCACGTCTTTTCCGACGGCCGACTCGAACGAAGCGACGACACGCTCAGACTCGTACCCGACGACGGCGGCGAAAAACAGTACATTCCAGTCGAGAACGCCGAGGCGTTCTTCCTCCACGGCCAGATCGATTTCAACACGCGACTGATGTCGTTTCTCAACGATCGCACGGTCGCACTCCACGTCTTCGGCTGGGAAGACTACTACTCGGGGTCGGTGATGCCGAAGCGCGGTCAGACTTCGGGAAAGACTGTCGTCAACCAAGTACGCGCCTACGAGGATAGCGAGCACCGACGCCAGCTCGCCGCCGCGATTGTGCGAGGGAGCATCCACAATATGCGGACGAACGTCGTCTACTACAACGGTCGGGATTACGATCTCGACGATGTCATTGAGGATCTGGAGGCTGCGGCCGCACGGGTCAACGAATCGCTTCCAGTTGATGAACTACTGGGTGTCGAGGCAACGGCGAGAAAAGCCTATTACCGGAGTTTCAACGAGATCCTTCCAAGCGAATTCCAGCTCAGCCGACGGGAGTACAATCCACCACCCAACGAGATTAACAGTCTCATCTCATTCGGCAATTCGCTGGTCTATGCCAACTGCGTCTCGGCGATCCGGGCGACTGCACTCGATCCGACGATCAGCTACCTCCACGAGCCAGGGGAACGACGGTACTCGTTATCGCTCGATATCGCCGACCTGTTCAAACCAGTACTCGCTGATCGAGTCCTGTTCCGGCTAGTGAACCGAAACCAGATTTCGGATACCGACTTTGAGACGGAACTCGGCTCCTGTCTACTGAACGAGTCCGGGCGAAAAACGTACACGAAGGCGTTCGAGGAAACACTAGAGCGAACTGTTGAACATCCATCGCTGAACCGAAAAGTTAGCTATCAATACCTCATGAGACTTGAAGCCTACAAACTGAAGAAACACCTACTCACTGGTGAGGAATACGATCCGTTCCAACGGTGGTGGTAACATGTACGTCGTGATGGTCTACGATTTGGAGGCCGACCGTACGCAGAAGGCCCTCAAGCTCGGCCGACGGTACTTGACCCATGTCCAGAACTCAGTACTCGAAGGTGAAATCTCAGAAGGCGATCTGGCGACGCTGAAAAACGAGGTCGATGACCTGCTAAATCCCGGTGAGTCAACAATCATCTATGAATTATCCTCCGATACACTTCTGAATCGAACGGTGTATGGCGACGATCCGACCGAAGACCAGCGATTTCTATAGCGAGTTCCGTCGACCCCCACGGGGAATACGGCCTATTGAGGGTTGACGGAAGCTCTTTACTGTATCTATGCGTTAGCAGGCGTATGCCCCCGAAATGTGGCATGGTTTCAGACGAACCCTCGTGGGGTTGAAGCACCGGGGTCCAGTCGGTCACGTCCGACCGCATCATGTTTCAGACGAACCCTCGTGGGGTTGAAGCGGTGGTGGGGGACAAACGACCCTCGAAGGCGCGACGTTTCAGACGAACCCTCGTGGGGTTGAAGCGTCCGCCGTCTGCCGGGCCAAATCGGGGCGGCCGTGGTTTCAGACGAACCCTCGTGGGGTTGAAGCCAAATTAACATCGACGGCGTGACGAAATTCGACGGCGTTTCAGACGAACCCTCGTGGGGTTGAAGCGTGTTTTCGACGCGGGTGCGCCCCGATTTAGATAATGTTTCAGACGAACCCTCGTGGGGTTGAAGCGAGATTCGCCGCCGGCATCCTGAGCTCGTGATGCACGTTTCAGACGAACCCTCGTGGGGTTGAAGCGAACTGTCAGAGAGCGACGACCAGCGGGACTGTGTTTCAGACGAACCCTCGTGGGGTTGAAGCCTCCAGTTGATCGAGGTCGTCAATCGGGTGGAGTGAGTTTCAGACGAACCCTCGTGGGGTTGAAGCCCGCGATGAACAGAACGCCCCACAAGTCCTGACTCGGTTTCAGACGAACCCTCGTGGGGTTGAAGCCATCCCGATTTGATGAGCGTCCCTTCTCCAGTCACCGTTTCAGACGAACCCTCGTGGGGTTGAAGCCGCCTTGTCGTCACCAAATATCAGCAAATCCACGTTTCAGACGAACCCTCGTGGGGTTGAAGCATCGGCATCCCCCCGCGTTCTCGGGGCAGACAGGGAGTTTCAGACGAACCCTCGTGGGGTTGAAGCCCGGTCAGAGTCGTCAGGCTGCACCTCACCGAGACATGTTTCAGACGAACCCTCGTGGGGTTGAAGCGTGGCTGCTCTGGTTTGGCTGGACACTGGTGTCGTTTCAGACGAACCCTCGTGGGGTTGAAGCTATTTCCGGGCCACCCCGGTCCGGCCCGGTCGTCGGTTTCAGACGAACCCTCGTGGGGTTGAAGCGAGGGTGAGGTCTATCGCTCCGTCCACGTCGAGAAAGTTTCAGACGAACCCTCGTGGGGTTGAAGCTTGATGTACTGCTTCGACCGCACCGCGCCGGTGTTGTTTCAGACGAACCCTCGTGGGGTTGAAGCACGATCTCCTCGCAACGACGGAACCGAGGATCGGGTGTTTCAGACGAACCCTCGTGGGGTTGAAGCCCCCACCCTCCGCTTGACGTCCGTGGTGGTGCAAAAGTTTCAGACGAACCCTCGTGGGGTTGAAGCGTCCGGGAACGCCTCCTGGAAGTAGCGCGTGGCCTCGTTTCAGACGAACCCTCGTGGGGTTGAAGCACCAACCGTTCGGCGATGGCGCGCTTGGCGCGTTGTTTCAGACGAACCCTCGTGGGGTTGAAGCGAGCGAGAATAGCGACGCCGCCGCCTCGCCCACTTCGTTTCAGACGAACCCTCGTGGGGTTGAAGCTGTGAACGAGATGGTCGCGGGTCCCGGCCGCGGCAGTTTCAGACGAACCCTCGTGGGGTTGAAGCGAGCCACCTCGACGAACGCTCGGGAATCGCTGGAAGGTTTCAGACGAACCCTCGTGGGGTTGAAGCACGAATAGACGTACGGGGGCTTCAGGTAAATAGGTGTTTCAGACGAACCCTCGTGGGGTTGAAGCATCCGCCACGAGGGGCAGACGGTCGCGCACCACCGACGTTTCAGACGAACCCTCGTGGGGTTGAAGCGTCGAGCAGGTCGTCGACCTCCTCGGGGCGAAGCCAGTTTCAGACGAACCCTCGTGGGGTTGAAGCCTCGTCGGGAGCCATTTCCATCCCCTGCACCTTCGGGATGTTTCAGACGAACCCTCGTGGGGTTGAAGCCCGAAAACGAGCAGGAACAGGTACGATACTCGATACAGTTTCAGACGAACCCTCGTGGGGTTGAAGCCTCGTCGGGAGCCATTTCCATCCCCTGCACCTTCGGGATGTTTCAGACGAACCCTCGTGGGGTTGAAGCCCGAAAACGAGCAGGAACAGGTACGATACTCGATACAGTTTCAGACGAACCCTCGTGGGGTTGAAGCTTTCTGTCGGTGGCCCACGAGGTACTATAACCGTTTCAGACGAACCCTCGTGGGGTTGAAGCCAGGTGACGGCCACGAGAAAGCCCAGCACGTTCGCCGTTTCAGACGAACCCTCGTGGGGTTGAAGCCTCGTCCTGCCCCGCGACGGGGTGCTTCTCGAAGAGCCCGGTTTCAGACGAACCCTCGTGGGGTTGAAGCGCGGAAACGCTTACGCGGCATATGGAGCTGTTGCGGTTTCAGACGAACCCTCGTGGGGTTGAAGCTCACAATACGTTGCAGCTCTTGTCACTCTGCCATTGTTTCAGACGAACCCTCGTGGGGTTGAAGCGACGTCCAAGAGTCGTGGCCGGGCAAGATGCAGACGTTTCAGACGAACCCTCGTGGGGTTGAAGCAATCAACATAAATCTATACGTCGTCAACTACGTTGTTTCAGACGAACCCTCGTGGGGTTGAAGCATGGCTAATCACCGGGGGCGAGGTTGCAGGTGTGTTGTTTCAGACGAACCCTCGTGGGGTTGAAGCCATCGACCCGTCACATTCCACCGTGAGGGAGACGCGTTTCAGACGAACCCTCGTGGGGTTGAAGCGACCCTGAGCGTCCCGAGGTGGTCGTCTGATGCCGTTTCAGACGAACCCTCGTGGGGTTGAAGCTCAACTTCATCCCAGTCGTAGGTGACGGGGGCGCTCAGTTTCAGACGAACCCTCGTGGGGTTGAAGCAAGTGCGTATAGGCCATACTGCCTATCGTCGCTCTGTTTCAGACGAACCCTCGTGGGGTTGAAGCAACTTCGGCGCGGATGCGACCGACGCCCGCTATAGTTTCAGACGAACCCTCGTGGGGTTGAAGCACCGCCGACGCTCCATTTGACCTTAAGCGCCACGAGTTTCAGACGAACCCTCGTGGGGTTGAAGCCCGCCACGTTCTGCCCCCCTTTGCGTCTTCGAGCC
Encoded here:
- the cas8b gene encoding type I-B CRISPR-associated protein Cas8b/Csh1 — encoded protein: MLSPDEFREKYPADELEAELPDSPIGSLRDLQYLYGKLYTLATTGGGEYAPYLTPDAAGDLLDTDDSLIVVRVDVSNDEPRLADDDFGPVQVTRYSNELIQQVGHCKYPAARGIDHSVTHQAGRNSDPEKLARYAKERLTKWAVDEVVRKAADTHADGWIIERLAEVGENEDALETIEETITRKLGGESATSLLTVRVKTESDGDYQWPGELDVFNEAMRQRKLSKLVTKNKADDSSGEATDLVTGRPARTVGTSEDPQNYFLGKQLEKFPGLDIEEAWRSHPISEDAAITVMNAETFVEACTYRTFGAKVYYLPYVFGRSAAEKVHRLYELLYRSVEEEETTPIENAYKREREKTIEERDFRFYVSAVMPHQMSRYDVFGETLNGRLHYPKQLAIAHNEFVKTVSALNRDHYTDWTAPLPTNQNWGLLETNDEQLHAISTGWYFRQTFAERDDDEADADDPRIEALVSVLSGQAIAVDVLLEEYVTRIIDDETDDEEYEGFPSFLVASQFAQLCVLADERLNLLATADPSKEQITREPTYDTDIMPSLDEIPIADGGDPAASKLESFINETPALSPTHDRDPDSVTSQRRGAFLLGALVGDIGSYQEYSEDRSTTLVDQYPVKSITRSRIKKVTQETVAKTLTYTRQEKKQQGGYPGTKADHIVDRLRETILKPDPEEWEIETDDLRFYYALGVTYGMNDHPWNREENDADETEEEN
- the cas7b gene encoding type I-B CRISPR-associated protein Cas7/Csh2 produces the protein MSDTPDPVTNRSEIVFLYDAVDANPNGNPLSGANRPRIDPQTQQAIVTDVRLKRYLRDQLDDDGHGVYIRNVQEDGDQYTRGKLLEDRLKAVEPDNYDLDDDEEADEFREDVFGEFLNESVDVRYFGATMSVDTDEVYAKHLPDHFTGPVQFSPGKSMHAVNENEEYDSLTSVIATQENKQQGGFDLDDHRIQYGLIRFHGLVDEHGAADTNLTEADVERLDTLCWRAIKNQTISRSKVGQEPRLYCRVEYADESFHLGGLDRDLELDDEHSKPDEELRTVRDLTLDVTGLVDRLKGASNRIDRVRVVASDVLELSYDGELGGPAVLHDALEDALGADAVEQIDVYGEQTATFPSDDNRT
- the cas5b gene encoding type I-B CRISPR-associated protein Cas5b — translated: MSQQSLDSWSDGEDSYQPDRCLSFTVRGPWGHFRRIEGNIVKQTYRIIPRTTVAGLLAAVLGIKRDGYYDLFASNNSAVAIEPVREIRTVNMPMNTLSTAAGNLQSLNSHGKISVKLPDPTTLRQQHNYEVLVDPAYRIDIALADEEWYTELRETLAAGESHYVPSLGLSEHLADIEYHGEFDIEDGPQDDIIEIDSAVPNAVDNVVLDAGTRCQIEESPAFMESDSGGRTTTGFTNYAYNPDAATLEVANTPTARVDGRTVVFV
- a CDS encoding CRISPR-associated endonuclease Cas3'', yielding MSVRYSHPPEDDHEGVYLRDHLDDVAKRANEVVPDGATTPEGESVQRVVETLAYVHDFGKATTFFQEYLQHDTEPEYKLCRHHAPIGSFAAYYALDAQGFETETCLAGFVAVAKHHSRLPDVTQYIYDRAYNSENSTGAAQTNAEQQQAAIAMQLNDIEEHVPELASDIFDDATDSDGSWDQFRQAYKELLNEISAAVATESGTTISRDSLSDSCYGLILECWGSLVLADKTSAASRSGDASSGTTYEAELPSMQVLDEYVDDLESSSPADPEGSRTERLNHYRSRARSAVIANAEGFAEEGGGVATLTLPTGMGKTLSGLSAAQTIRDELGGERIVYALPFTSIIDQVVDEVEEIYETDTLSRLLTAHHHLSETKIIDEDDADAEKADRNDDVAGMLAESWRAGLTVTTFVQLFESLAGPANKQSMKISALRDSVVILDEPQSLPLDWWKLVPRLVTMLTEQYNATVIAMTATQPQLFDAATERIDNVSELVDDPDVYFEATERVQYELDVSAERYIETQSEPKAYPDAGAELLSAVDAGASTLAVCNTIDSARALFDELTGSRGSLLSVGNIYADELDTADTTVNIDPEALADRVKDQSDASILHLSTRLRPLDRLKLIETAKELTDDEHGLITVSTQLMEAGVDISFDRVYRDLAPIDSIVQAAGRCNRSFEREQGRVVIWWLDVPDEQKKTPAEAVYNRGATLLPVAAETLDSVREADTPLSETAVARTAVTEYYRRLHADKNVGKQEYVEYIDDLRGDKLRELSLIDQRNAVDIIICRTEAERRQVEQVRDAWKHYEFDRVRRLMDELKELRVSMPIYRGESDKEEKIGQLNQVHEDTDVLCLDVREHGLSQYFDQNTGFVIPDSTAERRII
- a CDS encoding CRISPR-associated protein Cas4, translating into MTNTDPVERLLATARGEPVDEPFRVTGVMMQYYYVCKRELWFESRNLEIDRENPTVVRGTRVDDTAYSDKRENLSLGMISLDLLDDGRVVEVKPSSTLTEPAEMQLSYYLWYLNHVADIQRDGILAHPRERKREPVDLTDERVEKVETAIRGIHDVVEQSSPPPAEEKPFCDSCAYHDFCWC
- the cas1b gene encoding type I-B CRISPR-associated endonuclease Cas1b, with translation MDRNYHVFSDGRLERSDDTLRLVPDDGGEKQYIPVENAEAFFLHGQIDFNTRLMSFLNDRTVALHVFGWEDYYSGSVMPKRGQTSGKTVVNQVRAYEDSEHRRQLAAAIVRGSIHNMRTNVVYYNGRDYDLDDVIEDLEAAAARVNESLPVDELLGVEATARKAYYRSFNEILPSEFQLSRREYNPPPNEINSLISFGNSLVYANCVSAIRATALDPTISYLHEPGERRYSLSLDIADLFKPVLADRVLFRLVNRNQISDTDFETELGSCLLNESGRKTYTKAFEETLERTVEHPSLNRKVSYQYLMRLEAYKLKKHLLTGEEYDPFQRWW
- the cas2 gene encoding CRISPR-associated endonuclease Cas2, with translation MYVVMVYDLEADRTQKALKLGRRYLTHVQNSVLEGEISEGDLATLKNEVDDLLNPGESTIIYELSSDTLLNRTVYGDDPTEDQRFL